Below is a window of Pseudomonas monteilii DNA.
CGGCCAGCAGTTCCGGGCAGGTCGGCCGGTAGAGCAGGCCACTGAGCATCTTCTGTTTTTCGGTCAGCTGCATGGGGGATCCTTCAAGGCAGGGCTGGGCGCGACAGGCGTCGAAGATCGGACCGTGGGGAGGGGGAGAATGCACAAGGATTTTGCAGGTGTGTGGTTTGGCAAGCGGGCCTTAGCTCGAACGCATCGTCAAACGACTAGCGCTTGGCTGCCGCTCATAGTCGCGTAATCTTCACAGCGCCGCCTGCCAGGACGAGCCATACAAATCCGATTGTATTGAGCCATGAGGAGATCAATATCTTGCGCCTTAAGCTTGCCGGAAAGGCGTCATAATCTTGCACGTCCAGCCACCCTCTTTTAATAAAGTACTTAGGCCATATGAATAATGCGCTGACCATAGAAATAAGCATGACCTTCGACCGCAGACTGTTTCCACGCCATACCTTATTAAAGCTTGGCAACGCTGGACTTCTTGCCAATGCACGCAGCATGCTATCGAAATTGCCTGACAAGATAATATGCACATCAACCCCTAGCGCGATCACGATAAAGACGAAGGGTGCTGCAACAAAGGCCAACCCCCAAAGCGAATGTAGAAAATCAGTCAATAAATGTATGATCATAGATAACCTCTCCTGCGTAGTCGCCCAGGTGTTCACCTGCCCGCGTCCCTACCGAAGCACCTGTCCAAGCGCCTGCACCTACGACAGCCACGCTACAGACAAGGGTGCGCATTGGTGAAACACTGAGGCACAGTCTGCCAGCAGCTAGGGTTGATAGCCTGCTACCCATTGCGCCCCCAGCAAAACCGCCACCGAAACTTGAAGCTTCGGTGATTGTTATCTTCTTACAAGCTTCATCGCGCCCAGCAGCGCAAACTTCTTTTATTTTAAGCGCAGACGAAACACCACCTATGCCGACGCCGATATATCCTCCTGCATTCAAATATTTGCCCATCGCTGACACCTTATCCATGTGCGTTGCATAGCCCGGTATCTCACCCGCCACACCTGCCTTACTCCAGTGATGCACAAGACTTTTCGAGGAAATGCCCAGATCACGGCGTAGCGTGTCATAGCTTCCAAGCTCCATGCGCTTGTTCAAAAACCCGGCTTTCAGCTGAGCTTCCAGATCCTTGAGTATTGCTTTACGCTGATCAAAGAACGCCTGGCTTTGAAGTTTCCCTGTCTGGTTAAACTCATCCTTGTGCAACTGCGACAACGCATTCAGACTGCGCGAAACATCGTCCAGAATCTTTCTCGCCATCGCCTCCACCACGCCCATGGCGCTACTCGCCTTGCCCAACAGTGCAGCGATTTCCGGCAAGTTGCGCGTCATGAAGTCCGCCTCCTCGACACTCAGCGAAGACACGTGTCGCCGTACGTTTTCCGCCGCAGCCATCAATTGCGCCTCCATCCGACTACACGCCTGCTGACTGTCGGGATCGGCCAGCACGAACATCTCGCCTGCCTTGAAGCCTTCGTCGAACGTGGGATTCAGCCGCTTTACATACTCGATGGGCATCTTCAACTGCCGGTCCGACAGATAGAACAGAACGTCTGGACCGGACATGCTGCGCGGAACGATGAAGAAACCCGGCTCGAGCGTGCCCAGTGGTGCGACGAACATGGGTTCGGGAGATGTCGGTTGAAGGGAGGCAGGTTGGGACAGTCGAGGCTGTAGGGATTGAGGGATGGAGGTGGAGGTGGAGGTGGAGGTGGTTGACTCCGCATTGGCGGTGTTTTCCTTGGACGCCCGCCCGTTACCAGGGCTCTCGTGCAACGGCGCGACGACTCGATTGGCGCCGGACGGGCACCCACACGCCACCAGCGCTCCGTCGGTCGCGACCATGCGATCGTCGCTGAGAAAATGCGGACAACCTTCGACGACGACGCCAGGCTCGCCACATTCCGGGCACTCGGTCGTGGTGTCGCCTTCGCGCAGGACGTTCTGGCCACCTGCTAGATAAGATCTGCCACTGGCGATGCAAACGGCGCTTGTTGTGGTGTGATCTCCGTCAAGGGCCTGGCCTTTGCCGTCCAGAATCACGCGCGTCATGTGCGAGCTCCCTGTGCGAAACACTGGAAACTAGCAGACTTAGAAGAATTCTTTACAAGGAGGGTTTGATTTGGGAAATGTACTACACCATTTTCAGAAATACTGAGAAGCTGAGCTTCACAGCCTAGCTAAACCGACCTATGGAACTCGAGCCAGCCTTGCTGTCTTGCATTGATAGACCAGCGTGACCGTGAAACGATCCAACACTTTACTACTCAGGCAGACGTTCGACTTCAGTTTCCACTTAAGCATTGACGACACAGCCGGCTTAAGACATAGAAACCAGTTGCAATCCAGCAGGCTACAGGTAGGTCAGTACGCTTACCAAAAAAGTGCAACCCCCAAAGCCTACGAACAGCAGCCACGACGAGACCTGCATGATTCGCCTTAAACGTTTCGGAAACGCTTTCATGTCTGCCGCATCGAGAATACCTCTTTTTATCGCATATCGGTGATAGACCATCACGCCCGCCATGGCAGAGACCACCCAGAAGCGTGCCCTTAGCGTCCGGCTTCCCCATAGACGTAAGTAAAGCCTCAGGCCTGCACTGTTTTCGAATGAAAGCAGCATGACGCTATAGTGCTTTGAGTTCGCGACGTAGAGTTCTATAGACATGCCTATCGCGCACAGCATTGCTGAGCCAAGCAAGGCAAACAGTACACAGTCGCTTGCTCCCCACTCACTCATTGATAGCGCGCTCGTCAATCATTTGCCCGCCGTGTTCGCCTGCTAGAGTGCCCAGCACACCACTAAACGATTCGTTGCAAAGCATTTCGAACTCCCGTGTCAAACCAAGGAAGCTAGCAGACGACGCATGAAATGTTTTCCCGTAGAGGTGATTTGGGAAATGGACTACATGATTTTCAGAAAACCCTGAGAAAAAACCCTTTCAGATAAAGCAATCCTGCTCATAGATAACTATCTAGGCGTGCTTAAGTAAACAGTGAGCGCTCCGATTAGATGCATTTTCCATTAGCCTTACTGAGATTTTCAACGCGCCCAGGAGCGCCACCATGAGCCCCCTCCTGATCGACGTACGCCTCAAAGCCGACGCTGCACCTCCAACCTTCATGGAAAACCTGTTCCCGCTGACCTTTACCCATCGCATTACCGTCATCACCGGAGAAAACGGAAGTGGCAAGTCCACGTTGCTCGAGGCCCTCGCGATCAAGCTGGGCTGCAATGCCGAGGGTGGGGGTCGGAACTTTCGTTTCCAAACCGAGGCCACGCACTCCGAGCTGTTCGAGCACGTTACGTTATCGAAGGGTTACCGTAAGGAAAAAGACCTGTTCTTTTACCGTGCCGAGACGTTCTACAACCTCAACACCGAGGTGCGCCGGCTTGATGAAGCGCCGAGTTTCGATGCGAAGATTTCCACGTACTACGGCGGCAAGGATCTGCACGCGCAATCCCACGGCGAAGCCATGGAGGCGTTGTATACCTATCGCTTCAAACCCAACGGCCTGTACCTGCTCGACGAGCCGGAAGCGTCGTTGTCCCCCACGCGTCAGTTGGCGTTCATCCTGCGTATCGTCGAACTCGCCGGGCAAGGTGCCCAGTTCATCATCGCGACGCATTCACCGCTGCTGATGTTCATCCCCGGCTGCCAAGTGCTCGCCATCGACAACGGTAGCATCGGCCCGATCGACGCCGAGGCCTCGGTGGCCGTAGGGGTCTACAAAGCCGTGATCAATTCGAAAGGAGACTACGTCAGGCGATTGGTCGACGAGGAAGAGGCATGAAAAGGCGCACGCCTGGATTCAAGCCCTCCGCATCGTTTCAAAACAAAGGGGCCGCATGGCGGCCCCGATCATTCATTCGACAGGTGTCACACGACCATCAGAACGCTGGCAACACCGCGCCCTGGTATTTCTTCTCGATGAACGCCTTCACTTCCGGGCTGGTCAGCGCCTTGGCCAGTTTCTGCATGGCGTCGCTGTCCTTGTTGTCAGGACGGGCGACCAGGAAGTTCACGTAAGGCGAGTCGCTGCCTTCGATCACCAGGGCGTCCTTGGCCGGGTTCAGGCCGGCTTCGAGGGCGTAGTTGGTGTTGATCATGTCCAGGTCGACCTGATCCAGCACACGCGGCAGCATGGCCGATTCCAGTTCGCGGAATTTCAGCTTTTTAGGGTTCTCGGCGATGTCCTTGGGCGTGGCCAGGGCGTTCTTCGGGTCCTTCAGGGTGATCAGCCCGGCCTTCTGCAGCAGAATCAACGCACGGCCACTGTTGCTGCCTTCGTTGGGAATGGCCACGGTCGCGCCATCCTTCAGCTCGTCCAGGCTCTTGACCTTCTTGGAGTAGCCGCCGAAGGGTTCGACGTGCACGCCGACCACGGTTTCCAGGTGGGTGCCCTTGCCTTCGTTGAAGCTCTTGAGGTACGGCAGGGTCTGGAAGTAGTTGGCATCCAGACGCTTCTGGTCGACCTGCACGTTGGGCTGGACGTAGTCGGTGAAGACTTTGATCTCCAGGTCCACGCCTTCCTTGGCCAGGGTCGGCTTGACCAGTTCGAGGATCTCGGCGTGCGGCACGGGGGTGGCGGCCACGATCAGCTTCTCGGCGGCCTGGGCCAGGGAGCTCAGGGACAGCGCGGCAGCGAGGGCGGTCAACAGCAGGGTGTTTTTCATGGGAGATCCTTGCACAACGAATGCCGCTGAAGCGGCGAGCCAAAGGAGAGTGTGCGGACAATACCTGTAATTTTTATTACTCAGTAATATCTTTTAGTTGCCTCTATATTCCATTTGGTTTCATCTCAGATCCTGTGCTTCATTGACCTGGCAAACGCGCCAACGCGGCTTCCAACACACGGCGTACCCCTTCGACCGTAGACGGCTCGCGCACCTGCGTCAGTTGCTCGAGTACGGTTTCCAGACTGGCCAAGGGCGCGGTATCGGGTAGCCCGAGGTGCTCCGGCAATACTTCATCGCCCTGCCCCACCAGCAGCGCAAAGTGAATGACGTTTTCCAGTTCCCGCGTGTTGCCTGGCCAGGTGTGGGCTTCGAGAGCCAACTGGGCGGCCTCGCCGATCAACGGCAGGGGACGGCCCAGGCGCGCACTGTAGATGCCGACGAAGTAGTCGGCCAACGGCAGGATGTCGCCGACCCGCTCACGCAGGGCCGGCAGCTCGAGTTCGCCCTCGTGCAGGGACTGGTACAACCGTTCATTGAATCGACCTGCCGCAACCGCCTTGGACAGGTCGATGCTGGAGGCGGCCACCAGGCGAACGTCGACCGGCAACGGATGGGCAGCGCCCACACGCGTGACTTCCCGGTGTTCCAGCGCGGCCAACAGTTTGGCCTGGATCGTCAGCGGCAGGTCGGCGATCTCGTCCAGGTATAAGGTGCCGCCGTTGGCCGAGCCGAACCAGCCTGCGCGGCTGCTGGCCGTACCGCCCTGGGCGCCGGCGGTGTAGCCGAACAGTTCGGCATCGGCATAGGTCGGGCTGATGGCCGCGCAATTGACCGAGACGAACAGCCCGGCTCGGTCGCTGGCGCGATGGACCTGCCGGGCCAGCAGCTCCTTGCCGGTGCCGGTCTCGCCGCGAATCAGCACGGGTAGCGGCAAGCGCGCCACCTGCTCGAGTCGCTCACGCAACGCACGGGAGCGCGGATCGACGAACACCAGGGCCTTGGCGCGAATGCTCAGCGGGCTCTTGTCCAGCTCGGGGAAGGTCAGCAGAGGCTGGCCGAAAACAGGGTGCACACTCATGACGAACTCCCGCCCTGGACACGAGGACCGGGCGTTGTGGCATCGACGGATGAAAACGCTTCAGGCGCGACGCAGACCGCGCTGTTCGATACGGCTTTGCAGGCGGTAAAGGTAGGCGAAACCCTGTTCCCAGCGTTCATGGCCCGACCTGACGTTGATGTGACCGGCATTGGACAGCAGCCCGGTTTCCGCACCCCAGGCCCGTGCCAGGTACAAGGCACGCGGGACGCTGACCGCCGGATCGTTGTCGGAACTGACCACCTGGCTGGGGAAAGGCAGCCGCTGCAGAGGGATCGGTGCGAAGTTGCGCAAGGCAGGCGCACAGGCCGGACGCTCGACGTCGGCCGGTGCCACCAGCAAGGCCCCCTGCACCCGACGCAGCAGGCGCGGGCTGGCCTGGGCTGCCCACTGCGCGACGGTGATGCAACCCAGGCTGTGGGCAATCAGGATCACGGGCGAAGGCTCGGCATCGATGGCCTGCTCCAGCGTACGCACCCACTCATGGCGCTGGGGCGTGAGCCAATCGCGCTGCTCGACGCGCAGGCTGTTGGGCAGGCTGCGTTGCCAATGGCTTTGCCAATGATTGTCTGGCGATCCTTGCCAACCCGGCACAATGAGGTAGCGAATGGATTCGTTGCGCATGGGGGACGCCTCCACTGAGGTTTTGCGTGCTTAGTAGTCAGTATAAAGGCGCTGCTTTGAGCGTAAAGGAATAAGAAGCTATTTGTTAATAACCTAAATGAACATGAACGAAGTACTGGCTTTCGATAGCGGCGGCTTCATCGCGGGCAAGCCCGCTCCCACAAGCTGCTTGCGCAGCCACACCCGCACTGACGGCTACAGAGGTCTGGGTGGGAGCTGGCTTGCCAGCGATAGGGCCCTGTCAGGCGCCGCATGCGGTCGGGCATGTGCCAAGTAGAAAAGACAGTTGCTTCCACAAGCTGCTTGCGCAGCCACACCTGCACCGACGGCTACAGAGGTCTGGGTGGGAGCTGGCTTGCCAGCGATAGGGCCCTGTCAGGCGCCGCCTGTGTCGCGGCTAAGCGCACACATCAGCCCATGCGGTCAGGCATGTGCCGAGTAGAAAAAGACAGTGGCTCCCACACAATGTGAAGTCACTCCAGATCTCTGTGCTGGTCCTTAGCGTTTCACACAGCCTGCACTGGTGGATGCCCATGCGAGTCAGCCTGATCGACCAGCGGCTGCATCGCCGGTAAGAAAAGAGGCCACGCCGCAGTGCGACGATGGCCCCAAAACCCTTGCCTGGAGAAATGTGTTCTTTACCGTGCAGTGATCACCGCCAACTTGGTGATCCCGGCGCGTTCGATGGCCGCCATCGCCCGGGCCACCTCGCCATAGTTGACGCCATCGTCGGCCTGCAGCTGCACGCGCACTTCGGCGTCCTTGCCCTTGGCCGTCTTGAGCGTCGCTTCGAGCGCGTCAGGTTCGATCTGGTCCTTGTTGATGAACAGCTGGCCGCTGCCATCGATGCTCACGACCAGCGGCTCCTTCTGTTCGACCGGCGCCACGGCCTCGGTCTTGGGCAGGTTGATCGGGATGGCGTTGGTCAGCAGCGGCGCGGTGACGATAAACACCACCAGCAGCACCAGCATGACGTCCACCAAGGGCGTGACGTTGATCTCGCTGAGGACTTCATCGCTGTCCTGGGTCGAAAAGGCCATGTCAGGACGCCTCCTTCACCGGTTGGGTGAAGCCTGCCTGGGCACGGTGCACGGCAGGGTGGACCAGCACGCGGAACGCACTTTTCTGGGCCAGGCTGTAGAAGTCATGGGCGAAGTCGTCGAGGTCGGCGGCGGTCAGCTTGAGGCGGCGCAGGAAGTAGTTGTAGACCAGCACGGCCGGGACGGCGACCGCGATCCCGACCCCGGTGGCCACCAGTGCCGCACCGATCGGGCCGGCGACGGTTTCAAGGCTTGCCGAGCCGGCCGCGCTGATGCCCTTGAGCGCCTCCATGATGCCCCAGACCGTGCCGAACAGGCCGATGAACGGCGAGGTACTGCCGATACTGGCGACCACGGCCAGACCGGTTTCCAACGAGCGTCGTTCGCGGACGATCTGCTGGCGCAGCGCGCGCTCCAGACGGTCCTGATGGTTGATGGCCTGGCTCAGGTCACTGGCGTGGGCAGGCTCGCCGACGGCAATGGCGGCATAGCCGGACTGCGCCACGCGTGCGGCAGGCCCCGGCAACTCATGGCTCGGCTCGGCGGCGGCGTCGAGGCTGGACGCGGCCCAGAACTGCGTGTGGAAGCGCTTGTCCTGGTTCTTCAGGCGGGCGAACTGCACGACCTTGATCAGGGCCAGTGCCCAGGTCGCAATGGAAAAGACGATCAGCAGCCAGATGACGGCGCTTTCGACAGATGCGAGGGGGGATGCCAGTACACTCATGGTCATGATGCTCCGAAGGGTCGTTCCAAGGGGTGCGAATTAACGAAGGGTGAAATCGATGGGCACGCTGACCCAGCCGACCTGGGCGATCTCGCCCTGTTTGGCAGGCACGAAGCTCCAGCGCTTGACGGCGGCCAGGGCAGCCTCGTCCAGCACGTTTCGGCCGCTGCTTTTCTGGACCTGGATCTGGCCTGGCTTGCCACTGGGCAATACCTCGACCCGCAGGGTTACCGTGCCTTCCCAACCGCGACGCTGTGCCAGCTGCGGGTAGTCGGGTGCTGGATTCTTCAGGTAGGCCGCATTGGCCGATGCCGGTGTCACGGGGGCCGGCTTTGCCGGTGCCGGTGCCGGTGGTGCAGGCGCAGCCACGGGCGGCGGTGCCTGGACGGGCTTTGCAGGCGGCGGCGTGGGCTTGGCCACAGGTTTAGGGGCGGGCTTGGGCACAGGCTTGGGTTTGGGAACGGGCTTGGGCGCAGGCTTGGCAGCCAACTCATCGACCACAGGCGGTGGCGGTGGCGGCGGTGGCGGCTCGACAGGCACAGGTGGCGGTGGCTCGACCACGGGCGGCGCCGGCGCGGCGAACTCGATGGTCATGGGTGGAACCTTCGGCGGCTCGACGGGCAGCGGGGGCGTCGGCGCCTGATAGACCCAGTAGGCGACTGCACCGTGCAGCGCCAGCACCAGCAGGCCCAGCACGATGACGTCACGCCGTTTCATGCCGCTGTTCGGCGTGCGTTGCAGACGCAGGTGCAGCAGCGGTAGACGCAGCGTACGTCCCAGCTCGACCAAGTCACCAGGCGCTGGGCGCCTCGGTGGGTCATAGGCCCTGATGGCCGACTGGACATTACCCATTGATCAAACTCCCGGGGTTCGTGATGCAGTTCATGGAAGGTCGTGAAGGCCTGCGCATGGCTGAATCATCAACGCCAACAGCTTATCTCTGGAAGGAATATTTAAACTTATATCTAGGCTTTTTAGGAATATATGAAGGCGAGCCTTTCGCCTGCTTTTCGGCCCAGCGAAGCGTTCGTCACATCGCACCTGGAGCCCCTTTGAAAGGGCTCCAGGCGCCCTGGAAAGCGCGTCAGGCGCCCGTCAGCTTCTGCCAGACCTTCGGCTTGAAGAACAGCATCTCGCCCCGAGCGAGCCCGGTGAGGCTGTCATGGTCCTTGACCACTTCGGCCTCGATCAGCTCGCTTTGCCCTTCCACCTTGAGCGTGACCCGCGTGGTGGCCCCCAGGGGACGAATGTCGCGCACTTCGGCCGGATGATGGCCTTCGAGTTCATGACGCGACAGGGAAACCTCGTGTGGTCGGAACAGCACATGGTGGCCTTCGCTCAGGCTCAAGCGGTTGGAATCCCCCAGGAAGTGGTAGACGAAATCGTTGGCCGGCTTCTCGTAGACCTCCCCCGGCGAGCCGATCTGCTCGATCACGCCCTTGTTCATCACCACGATCCGGTCGGCCACCTCCATGGCTTCCTCCTGATCATGAGTCACGAAGACCGAGGTCAGGTTGATGTCCTCGTGCAGGCGTGCCAGCCAGCGCCGCAGCTCCTTGCGCACCTTGGCATCGAGCGCGCCGAACGGCTCGTCGAGTAGCAGCACCTTGGGCTCGACCGCCAGCGCACGGGCCAGGGCGATACGCTGGCGCTGTCCCCCGGACAGTTGCTCGGGGTAGCGATCGGCCAGCCAGTCGAGCTGCACCATGCCCAGCAGCTCATGGACCTTCTCGGCGATGCGGGTCTCGTTCGGACGCTCGCCCTTGGGCTTCATACGCAGGCCAAAGGCGACGTTGTCGAACACGCTCATGTGCCGGAACAGCGCATAGTGCTGGAACACGAACCCGACGTTGCGATCGCGCACGTCATGGCCGGACACATCCTCGCCATGGAACACGATGCTGCCCTGGTCCGGGGTCTCCAGCCCAGCGATGATCCGCAACAGGGTCGTCTTGCCGCAACCGGAGGGGCCGAGCAAGGCCACCAGCTCTCCGCTGTTGATGTCCAGGTTGATGGCATCCAGGGCCTGGAAACTGTTGAAACGCTTGCTGACGTTACGCACTTCGATCGACATGGATTAGTCCTCCGCTGCGGCATGGCGCAGACGGTTGATTCGGGATTCGCTCCACTGCTTGAGCAGCAGGATGAACAGCGCCAGGATCAGCAGCAGGCTGGCCACGCTGAACGCCGCGACGTGGTTGTATTCGTTGTAGAGGATCTCGACATGCAGCGGCAAGGTGTTGGTCACGCCGCGGATGTGCCCGGACACCACCGACACCGCACCGAACTCGCCCATGGCCCGCGCCGTGCACAGCACCACGCCGTAGATCAGGCCCCACTTGATGTTCGGCACGGTCACATGCCAGAACATCTGCCAGCCATTGGCACCGAGCAGGCGCGCGGCCTCCTCTTCCTGCGTGCCCTGCTCCTGCATCAGCGGGATCAGTTCGCGCGCCACGAACGGCACGGTGACGAAGATGGTCGCCAGGACGATGCCCGGCAGGGCGAAGACGATCTGGATGTCGTGGTCCTGCAGCCACGGGCCGAGCAGGCCCTGGGCGCCGAACATCAGCACGTAGACCAGGCCGGCGATCACCGGCGAGACCGAGAACGGCAGGTCGATCAGGGTCACCAGGATGCTCTTGCCGGTGAACGTGTACTTGCTCACGCACCAGGCAGCGCAGACGCCGAACACCAGGTTCAACGGGACGGAGATGGCCACCGCGAGCAGGGTCAGGCGCAGGGCGGCCAACGCATCGGGCTCGAAGATCGCCTCGAAGAACGTGCCGAAGCCGTTCTTCAGCGCCTGGGACACGACGATCACCAGCGGCAACGCCAGGAACAGCGCGAACACCAGCCAGGCGAGGAAAATCAGGATGCGCCGCGAGGTGGCGCTGCCGCGCCGGGCGGCATTGGCCGCCGTGGCGGCGTTCAGGGTCGAACGGGACATGGCCGAGCCTTCCTTCAAGGGGTTTCGATGCGGCGCTGCAGCAGGTTGATCAGCAGCAGCAGGATGAAGGACACCACCAGCATCAGCACGCCGATGGCCGTCGCGCCGGTGTAGTCGTACTGGTCGAGCTTGACCATGATCAGCAGCGGCAGGATCTCGGTCTTCATCGGCATGTTGCCGGCGATGAAGATCACCGAGCCGTACTCGCCGACCCCTCGCGCGAACGCCAGGGCGAAGCCGGTCAGCCAGGCCGGCAGCAGGGCCGGGGCCAGCACGTGGCGAAACACCTGCAGGGGCCGGGCACCCAGGCAGGCGGCAGCCTCCTCGACTTCACGGGGGATGTCGGCCAGGACCGGCTGCACGGTGCGCACCACGAACGGCAGGGTGACGAAGGTCAGGGCCAGGGTGATGCCGAGCGGGGTGTAGGCGATCTTGAGGCCCAGGTCGGTGGCGAACTGCCCCACCCAGCCTGCCGGTGCGTACAGCGCCGTCAGGGCGATGCCGGCAACGGCGGTGGGCAAGGCGAACGGCAGGTCGATCATCGCGTCGATGATCTTGCGGCCCGGGAAGGTGTAGCGCACCAGCACCCAGGCCAGCAGTGTGCCGATGACGCCGTTGATGAGCGCGGCGCACAGCGCGGTACCGAAGCTCAGCTTGAGCGCGGCGATCACCCGCGGGGCGCTGACGATGGCCCAGAACTGATCCCAGGTCAGCTGCGCGGCGTGCACGAACATGGCCGCCAAGGGAATGAGAACGATCAGGCTGAGGTACACCAAGGTGTAGCCCAGTGTCAGCCCGAAGCCGGGTATGACAGGGGAAATGCGTCGTGACATAAGAGTCCCTGGTTGAACGCACGAAGCCCGGGAACATTCCCGGGCCGGTGCAGGCTACTGAAGGGTATCGCGTGGATCAGGCACGGCTCATTGTGCCTGGTAGATCTGGTCGAACACCCCACCGTCGTTGAAGAATTTCGGCTGGGCCGTCTTCCAGCCGCCGAAGTCCTTGTCGATGGTGACCAGCTCGAGGGTCGGGAACTGCTTGCCGAACTCGGCGGCGACCTTCTCGTCGCGCGGACGGTAGAAGTTCTGCGCGGCGATGGTCTGCCCAGCCGGGCTGTACAGGTGCTTGAGGTATTCGGTGGCGATCTCGGTGTTGCCCTTCTTCTCGGCGTTCTTGTCGACCACGGCCACCGGTGGCTCGGCCAGGATCGACAGCGATGGCACGACGATCTCGAACTTGTCGGCGCCCCCGTCTTCCTTGAGGGCCAGGAAGGCTTCGTTCTCCCAGGCCAGCAGGACGTCGCCCTGGCCATTGTTGACGAAGGTGATGGTCGAGCCGCGCGCGCCGGTGTCCAGCACCGGGACGTGCTTGAACAACTCCTGGACGTAAGCCTTGGCCTTGTCTTCGCTACCCCCGCTCTTCAGGCCATAGGCCCAGGCCGCCAGGAAGTTCCAGCGGGCACCGCCGGAGGTCTTCGGATTCGGGGTGATCACCGAGACGTCCTGCTTGATCAGGTCGCCCCAGTCCTTAATGCCCTTGGGGTTGCCCTTGCGCACCAGGAACACGATGGTGGAGGTGTACGGCGTGCTGGCGTCCGGCAGGCGTGTCTGCCAGTCGGCCGGCAGGGTCTTGCCGAG
It encodes the following:
- a CDS encoding ABC transporter permease gives rise to the protein MSIRRYALAALASAVFAGSAIAKDYELLNVSYDPTRELYQQYNAEFVKHWQASHPDDTVKIQQSHGGSGKQGRAVIDGLRADVVTLALAGDIDEIAKLGKTLPADWQTRLPDASTPYTSTIVFLVRKGNPKGIKDWGDLIKQDVSVITPNPKTSGGARWNFLAAWAYGLKSGGSEDKAKAYVQELFKHVPVLDTGARGSTITFVNNGQGDVLLAWENEAFLALKEDGGADKFEIVVPSLSILAEPPVAVVDKNAEKKGNTEIATEYLKHLYSPAGQTIAAQNFYRPRDEKVAAEFGKQFPTLELVTIDKDFGGWKTAQPKFFNDGGVFDQIYQAQ